A DNA window from Deinococcus malanensis contains the following coding sequences:
- the lepB gene encoding signal peptidase I, producing the protein MTRLDSATPPPRKHGALHKLWKDFLEPIVFAVVITQFVATLVGVEGVSMMPNLRDRERVFVPKYETWLHKAGVGDFQRGDIVIFKPPRAAAERIPNLNRSALGLWSYRPFLIKRVIGLPGDRIAISGGEVTINGVRLDSSWTTDYWREQGCWDNQSDLAMQATSSRNGVMTDQPEFTVPAGTYFVMGDNRTPNGSEDSRLFGPVPQRDIAGRAAAVVWPIMRKTNARYDCTAERVASLTGENKVNLRLLTRPEAFQDLKTQLAK; encoded by the coding sequence ATGACCAGACTCGACTCGGCCACCCCTCCTCCCCGCAAGCACGGGGCCCTGCACAAGCTGTGGAAGGACTTTCTGGAACCCATCGTCTTTGCAGTGGTGATCACGCAGTTCGTGGCTACACTGGTCGGTGTCGAGGGCGTCAGCATGATGCCCAACCTGCGAGACCGCGAGCGCGTGTTTGTTCCCAAATACGAGACCTGGCTGCACAAGGCCGGCGTGGGTGACTTCCAGCGCGGTGACATCGTGATCTTCAAGCCGCCCCGGGCCGCAGCCGAGCGCATTCCCAACCTGAACCGGAGCGCCCTGGGGTTGTGGTCCTACCGCCCCTTCCTGATCAAGCGCGTGATCGGGCTTCCAGGAGACCGCATCGCGATCTCGGGCGGCGAAGTCACCATCAACGGGGTGCGCCTGGATTCAAGCTGGACCACCGACTACTGGCGCGAACAGGGCTGCTGGGACAACCAGAGTGACCTTGCCATGCAGGCCACATCCAGCCGCAATGGGGTGATGACCGACCAGCCGGAGTTCACCGTGCCCGCAGGCACTTACTTCGTGATGGGTGACAACCGCACCCCCAACGGCAGTGAGGATTCCCGCCTGTTCGGACCGGTGCCGCAGCGGGACATCGCCGGGCGCGCGGCTGCGGTGGTCTGGCCCATCATGCGCAAGACCAACGCCCGGTACGACTGCACGGCAGAGCGAGTCGCCAGCCTGACCGGCGAGAACAAGGTCAACCTGCGCCTTCTGACACGACCCGAAGCGTTTCAGGACCTCAAGACCCAACTGGCAAAGTAA
- a CDS encoding serine/threonine-protein kinase translates to MPIAGQMVEGGLRLVRPLGRGSHSLVYFAVDSAGQPRVVKIFPAHLATFAEREEAHASGLDHPRLARVIGRTEVDGNPALIGTLARGEVMFTRFAQRPAAVHERRAFLLTLAHVLDGLAYLHGHGLVHRDIKPENILVEPDGGAKLVDFDLSGPAFENMDVPTRFGTAAFQSPEAARGEPLGPESDLYGIGVLLGWGLHGALPDPEEPLPALDDPLEGLYLSLIRHDRTRRPNDALWAREELLRLAGLPY, encoded by the coding sequence ATGCCGATCGCAGGACAGATGGTGGAGGGGGGCCTGAGACTGGTCCGTCCTCTCGGGCGAGGGTCACACAGCCTGGTGTACTTTGCTGTGGACAGTGCCGGGCAGCCGCGTGTCGTGAAAATATTTCCGGCACACCTGGCGACCTTCGCCGAACGTGAAGAAGCCCACGCCAGCGGCCTGGACCACCCACGGCTGGCGCGCGTGATCGGCCGCACGGAAGTCGACGGGAATCCGGCCCTGATCGGCACCCTGGCCCGTGGCGAAGTGATGTTTACCCGCTTTGCGCAGCGTCCTGCTGCCGTTCACGAGCGCCGCGCCTTCCTGCTGACGCTGGCGCATGTCCTGGATGGCCTGGCGTACCTGCATGGGCATGGCCTGGTCCACCGTGACATCAAACCCGAAAACATTCTGGTGGAACCTGACGGGGGAGCCAAGCTGGTCGACTTCGATCTGTCCGGTCCGGCGTTTGAGAACATGGACGTGCCCACCCGGTTTGGCACCGCAGCTTTCCAGAGTCCGGAAGCTGCGCGGGGCGAACCCCTGGGCCCGGAGAGTGACCTGTATGGCATCGGGGTGCTGCTCGGGTGGGGCCTGCACGGCGCGCTGCCCGACCCTGAAGAACCGCTGCCTGCCTTAGATGATCCCCTTGAAGGTCTGTACCTGAGCCTGATCCGCCATGACCGCACCCGGCGCCCCAACGATGCGCTGTGGGCCCG